From one Cyanobacterium stanieri PCC 7202 genomic stretch:
- a CDS encoding hypothetical protein (KEGG: cyh:Cyan8802_2706 hypothetical protein~SPTR: Putative uncharacterized protein) — MDNTNQKFCFATLALGKKYREMTKTLAEDLKKYSSGTMLVVGTDNPKDLLSFDNVIPFKLSQQGILHCYHDKRFVILKALSEFDTVIQIDADTYMTDFISPKLDFSRGIIEGFNENLVNHVTKYTPERLDRLKKIATKIDVDISQANFVGESLFIVSKDNGKEIEFIEQWGKIGLYLELKGIHAGSGNIIGLAALKVGFKTSRTPSWEQIKNVTNHFDASQKIKRSSFDNLKRRVQYHYRLNKNRLQALSDFDFFYR; from the coding sequence ATGGATAACACTAATCAGAAATTTTGTTTTGCTACCCTAGCCTTGGGAAAAAAATATAGAGAGATGACCAAAACATTAGCAGAAGATTTAAAAAAATACTCTTCAGGTACTATGCTAGTGGTCGGTACAGACAATCCTAAAGATTTACTCTCTTTTGATAATGTCATCCCATTTAAATTATCTCAACAAGGAATTTTACACTGTTACCATGATAAGCGTTTTGTCATTCTGAAAGCATTATCTGAATTTGATACAGTGATTCAAATTGATGCGGATACTTATATGACTGACTTTATTTCTCCAAAATTAGATTTTTCCCGAGGAATTATTGAGGGCTTCAATGAAAATTTAGTCAACCATGTTACTAAATATACTCCAGAAAGATTAGACAGATTAAAAAAAATTGCGACTAAAATTGATGTTGACATATCACAAGCTAATTTTGTAGGCGAATCATTATTTATTGTTTCTAAAGATAATGGAAAAGAAATAGAATTTATAGAACAGTGGGGAAAAATAGGACTATATCTCGAGTTAAAAGGAATACATGCAGGAAGTGGAAATATCATTGGTTTAGCTGCTCTCAAAGTAGGATTCAAAACTTCACGTACCCCATCTTGGGAACAAATCAAGAATGTGACAAATCATTTTGATGCTTCTCAAAAGATAAAAAGAAGTTCTTTTGATAATTTGAAAAGGCGTGTACAGTATCACTATAGATTGAATAAAAATCGTTTACAGGCTTTAAGTGATTTTGATTTTTTTTATAGATAA
- a CDS encoding ABC transporter related protein (PFAM: ABC transporter; Oligopeptide/dipeptide transporter, C-terminal region~COGs: COG1123 ATPase components of various ABC-type transport systems contain duplicated ATPase~InterPro IPR003439:IPR013563:IPR003593:IPR017871~KEGG: ana:alr1552 ATP-binding protein of ABC transporter~PFAM: ABC transporter related; Oligopeptide/dipeptide ABC transporter domain protein~SMART: AAA ATPase~SPTR: ATP-binding protein of ABC transporter) has protein sequence MNQSLLSIENLKIAYKSPAENSNPHKINWAVNNVSFSVDKGEIFALVGESGCGKSTIGRGIIGLLPPQARVEGDIVFGSESTLAYNAQQMRHFRGEVVGLIFQDPMTRLNPLMTIGNHCRETLRVHRPDLSSRDIQERVLNTLELVKIPKKRFGQYPHEFSGGMRQRVAIALTLVLQPKLIIADEPTTSLDVTIANQILRELTTLCREQEMGLILISHDLNMVGKYGDRIGVMYQGKMVESGKVKEVMENPHHDYSKILLNSALHNKEKNDDDLESLNRKAKPILKLKNVEKYYSLEANFLERLLGKKTETIKAVDNINLQLYEGEILGLVGESGCGKSTLSRTILQLIKPTSGQVIFQEKDISVLSPQSMISLRREVQMIFQDPHACLNPLMTIERAIAEPLIIHKLGDKNEIRSKVTKMLNKVGLCPPEDYLRRYPKELSGGQQQRVAIARALITNPKLVICDEPVSMLDATVQAQVLQLMLDLKQEFQLTYLFITHDLSVARYMCDRIAVMNQGKIVEEGITTEIFTNPQHPYTAKLINS, from the coding sequence ATGAATCAATCTCTTTTATCTATTGAAAATTTAAAAATTGCTTATAAAAGTCCTGCTGAAAACAGTAATCCCCATAAAATAAATTGGGCGGTAAATAATGTTTCTTTTTCGGTGGATAAGGGAGAAATTTTCGCATTGGTGGGGGAGTCGGGTTGTGGTAAATCAACCATTGGTAGGGGGATAATTGGTTTGTTGCCTCCTCAGGCTAGGGTTGAGGGGGATATTGTGTTTGGGAGTGAGTCGACTCTTGCTTATAATGCACAACAAATGCGCCATTTTCGGGGTGAGGTGGTAGGGTTAATATTTCAGGATCCCATGACAAGGTTAAATCCTTTGATGACCATTGGCAATCATTGTCGGGAAACTTTGAGGGTGCATCGTCCTGATTTGTCTTCTCGGGACATACAAGAGAGGGTATTAAATACTTTGGAGTTGGTGAAAATACCAAAAAAACGTTTTGGTCAATATCCCCATGAATTTAGCGGTGGTATGCGTCAACGGGTGGCGATCGCCCTTACCCTTGTATTACAACCGAAATTGATTATTGCGGATGAACCGACTACCAGCCTTGATGTGACCATTGCCAATCAAATTTTAAGGGAATTAACTACCCTCTGCAGAGAACAAGAAATGGGTTTAATTCTGATTTCCCATGATTTAAATATGGTGGGAAAATATGGCGATCGCATCGGAGTAATGTATCAGGGAAAAATGGTAGAAAGCGGTAAAGTAAAAGAAGTTATGGAAAATCCTCACCATGATTATAGTAAAATTTTGTTAAATTCTGCACTGCACAATAAGGAAAAAAATGACGATGATTTGGAATCATTAAATAGAAAAGCAAAACCCATTTTAAAATTAAAAAATGTCGAAAAATATTATAGTTTAGAAGCAAACTTTTTAGAAAGATTATTAGGAAAAAAAACAGAAACTATTAAAGCAGTTGATAATATAAATCTCCAACTATACGAAGGGGAAATTTTGGGTTTGGTCGGGGAATCAGGTTGCGGAAAAAGTACCCTCTCACGGACAATCTTACAATTAATTAAACCCACTTCAGGACAGGTAATTTTTCAAGAAAAAGACATCAGTGTATTATCTCCCCAATCCATGATCAGTTTGCGCCGAGAAGTGCAAATGATTTTTCAAGATCCCCACGCCTGTCTTAACCCTCTCATGACCATTGAAAGGGCGATCGCCGAACCATTGATAATCCACAAATTGGGGGATAAAAACGAAATTAGGTCAAAAGTCACCAAAATGTTAAATAAAGTGGGTCTATGCCCTCCAGAAGATTATCTGAGACGGTATCCCAAAGAACTATCAGGGGGTCAACAACAACGAGTGGCGATCGCCCGAGCCTTAATTACCAATCCTAAATTAGTGATTTGTGATGAGCCTGTAAGTATGCTAGATGCCACCGTACAAGCCCAAGTATTACAACTAATGTTAGATCTAAAACAAGAATTTCAACTAACCTACCTATTCATCACCCATGATTTGAGTGTAGCTCGGTATATGTGCGATCGTATTGCGGTTATGAATCAGGGAAAAATTGTCGAGGAAGGCATCACCACAGAAATTTTTACCAATCCTCAACATCCCTACACAGCAAAACTCATCAACAGTTAA
- a CDS encoding FAD dependent oxidoreductase (PFAM: FAD dependent oxidoreductase~COGs: COG1233 Phytoene dehydrogenase and related protein~InterPro IPR006076~KEGG: ava:Ava_0871 amine oxidase~PFAM: FAD dependent oxidoreductase~SPTR: Amine oxidase), whose protein sequence is MANQEQTDIVIIGSGLGGLCCGAMLAKYGYGVTICESHNLPGGAAHGFTYQGFKFDSGPSLYSGLSYSPSTNPLRQVLDIIGEDVEWKNYNNWGCWLPEGYFDVAVGADDFYDLLLKLRGEEAGRQWRRLQEVMKPLGVASTAIPPGAFRYDLGAIFTLAPYAVSMLPYVFSAGKLTGSFGKIMDQVVTDEFIRNWLDLLCFMLSGLPAHGTSAAEMAFMFAEWYRPDVVLDYPVGGSEAMVKALVRGMEKHGGQLWLSSHVQEIVVESNRAVGVVLRNGKSIRASRAVIANASIWDTLPLIGEGILPQDFVTGVEKTPMNDSFMHLHLGIDGAGLPDDLPCHHMIVNDWQKGVRAEQNVVAVSIPSLLDPSLAPQGKHCIHVYTPATEPYSLWAGLSRKSDEYHHLKEVRSHVMWAALERFIPDIRERCEVTLVGTPLTHERFLRRYRGTYGAAWNADEGLFPPSTTPIDNLYCCGDSTFPGIGVPAVAASGMITANSLASIWQHLQILSKVR, encoded by the coding sequence AGGGGGTTTATGTTGTGGGGCAATGTTGGCAAAATATGGTTATGGAGTCACTATTTGCGAAAGTCATAACTTACCGGGAGGTGCTGCCCATGGTTTTACATATCAGGGTTTTAAGTTTGATTCGGGCCCTTCTTTATATTCAGGTTTATCTTATTCCCCCTCTACTAATCCTCTGCGTCAGGTGTTAGATATTATTGGGGAGGATGTGGAATGGAAAAATTATAACAACTGGGGTTGTTGGTTGCCAGAGGGTTATTTTGATGTGGCGGTGGGTGCTGATGATTTTTATGATTTGTTACTCAAGCTACGGGGAGAGGAGGCAGGGAGGCAATGGCGTAGGTTACAGGAGGTGATGAAACCTTTGGGAGTGGCTTCTACGGCTATTCCTCCGGGGGCTTTTCGTTATGATTTGGGAGCAATTTTTACCCTTGCCCCCTATGCGGTTTCTATGCTTCCCTATGTGTTTTCGGCAGGAAAATTAACGGGAAGTTTTGGCAAAATTATGGATCAGGTGGTGACGGATGAGTTTATCCGTAATTGGTTAGATTTACTTTGTTTTATGTTGTCAGGTTTACCTGCCCATGGCACTTCGGCGGCGGAGATGGCTTTTATGTTTGCGGAGTGGTATCGCCCTGATGTGGTCTTAGATTATCCTGTGGGGGGTAGTGAGGCGATGGTTAAGGCTTTGGTAAGGGGTATGGAAAAGCATGGGGGGCAATTATGGTTATCTAGCCATGTGCAGGAGATTGTGGTGGAGAGTAATCGGGCTGTGGGGGTAGTGTTAAGGAATGGGAAAAGTATTCGGGCAAGTCGGGCGGTGATTGCGAATGCTTCGATTTGGGATACTTTACCTTTGATTGGGGAGGGTATATTGCCCCAAGATTTTGTGACGGGGGTGGAAAAAACCCCGATGAATGATAGTTTTATGCACTTACATCTGGGCATTGATGGGGCGGGTTTACCTGATGATTTGCCTTGTCATCACATGATTGTAAATGATTGGCAGAAAGGGGTGAGGGCGGAGCAAAATGTGGTGGCGGTGTCGATTCCTTCTTTGCTTGATCCTAGTTTAGCACCCCAGGGTAAACATTGTATTCATGTTTATACCCCTGCTACGGAGCCTTATTCTTTGTGGGCTGGGTTGAGTCGTAAGAGTGATGAGTATCATCATTTGAAGGAGGTGCGATCGCACGTTATGTGGGCAGCATTGGAGAGATTTATTCCTGATATTAGGGAAAGATGTGAGGTGACTTTGGTGGGTACTCCCCTTACCCATGAACGGTTTTTAAGGCGGTATCGAGGCACCTATGGGGCGGCTTGGAATGCGGATGAGGGGTTATTTCCCCCTTCCACGACTCCCATTGATAATTTATACTGTTGTGGGGATTCTACTTTCCCCGGGATTGGTGTTCCTGCAGTGGCGGCTAGTGGTATGATTACGGCTAACAGTCTGGCTTCGATATGGCAACACTTACAAATCTTATCGAAGGTGCGCTAA